Below is a window of Streptomyces sp. ITFR-16 DNA.
TTGAACAGGCTCGGCATCCAGTAGCCCGACTTGTCGCCCGGCGCGAGGCACGTGGTGTCGCCCGACTCCAGCGAGGCGGTGGTGGTGTACGCGTCGGTCGTCGTGTTGCCCATGAATGTGTGGTCGTGGGACTTGCCGGGCTGGCCCGGGTAGACGATCGGGTCGTCGGGGGCGGTGTGCGTGGGGGCGCACTTGGCCTGGAACTCGTGGAAGTACGCCTGCGGCGGGACCTGCGTCGAGGGGGTGACCCCGGTGACCGGCGGGTCGGCCATGATATAGCCGTCGCCGTCCGGGTCGTCGCCCGACGCCTGGGTGGAGTCGGCCATGCCGGGCATGCCCGGCATGGAGTAGGCGGCGTGCTGTGCGTGCGTGCCCGATGCCCGGGCGGGCGCCTCGGGGGACGCGTTCGCCGTCGCCGCGATGCCGGCGATCCCTGCCGTGGTCAGGGACAGCGAGGTGAACAAGAGCAGTCCGGTGAGGGTTCTCGACCTCCGTGGCATGGAGACCTCCTCCTGCGTGGTGGGGGAATGCATGGAGTGGGAGAGCGCTCTCCCGTTCCCGGAGTGTTCCGCTCCTGACAAGAGCGTGTCAATAGTTCGTGAACGAAGCCCGCGTCGCGCGGTGTTGGCCGCGCGCCGCGGGCTCCCACCGGTAAGGGCCGGTGACCTGCGAGGAGTTGGCGTGTACGGCTGAGTGGGCGACTCAACTCGTATGCAGCATCAAGCCGATCCCCACCACCATGAGACCGGCGGCGGCGATGCGCGGGGCGCCGAACCGCTCCTTGAAGAACACCGTGCCGATGGCCGCGCCGACGATGATCGAGGACTCGCGGAGCGCGGCGACCGGGGCCAGCGCCGCCCGCGTCTGGGCCCACAGGACGAGTCCGTACGCCGTCACCGACAGGGCCGCGCCGAGCAGGCCGCGCACCGCGTACGGGCGGAGCTGGGCCGGGAGCGCGGTGCGGCGGCGGTGCAGGGCGTAGAGGGGGATGGCGACGCCCTCCAGGATCATCAGCCAGGCGATGTAGCCGAGCGAACTGCCGGAGGCGCGGACCCCGACGCCGTCGACCGTCGTGTAGCCCGCGATGGCCAGACCCGTGGCGAGCGCGGCCAGAATGGCGGGCCACTGCGGGCGCTTCCCGGCGCCCCTGATGCCCCACAGGGCCAGCCCGACGAGCCCGGCGGAGGCGACCGCGACGCCCGCCGTCGCCCAGCCGTCCGGGACCTCGCCCACGAAGACGGCGGCCAGGACGGTCACCACGAGCGGGGCGGTGCCGCGCGCGATCGGATACATCTGGCCGAAGTCGCCCAGCGTGAACGAGCGCATCAGCAGCAGCATGTACGCCACGTGCAGGGCGGCGGACACGAACAGATACGGCCAGGCGTCCGCCGCCGGGAAGGGCACGAAGAGGGCGGCGGCCGCGCCGATCAGCAGACCGCCGCCGGAGATCAGGGTGAACGAGACGAGCTGGTCCTTGATCGCGTGGGCGATCGCGTTCCAGCCCGCGTGGGTGAAGGCCGCGGTCAGGACGGCCATGGCGACCAGCGGGGTCACGTGGTCTGCTCGCGGACGTCCACCACCGTGCCGCCCGCGTGGCCGATCAGCGACCCCGGGTCGAGCGGGAAGACCGTGTACGGGGTGCCGGCCGCCGCCCACACCACGTCGTGCGCGAGCAGCCCCCGGTCGGCCAGTACCCGGGTCCTCGTGCGGTGCCCGAAGGGCGGTACCCCGCCGATCGCGTACCCCGTGGCCTCCCGGACCACGTCCGCGCCCGGCCGCCGCACCTTCGCCGCGCCCAGCTCCTGCCGTACGCGCTCGGTGTCGACGCGCGAGGCGCCGTCCATCAGGACCAGGACGGGCACCCCGTCGGCCTCGAAGATCAGCGACTTGACGATCTCGCCGAGCTCGCAGCCGAGGGCGGCGGCGGCCTCGGCCGCGGTCCGGGTGGCCTCCGGGAAGCGGCGGATCTCGACGTCGAGACCGAGCTCGCGCAGGGCCTCGGCGAATCGGGGGTGGGCGGCTGACGTGTCGTTGCCCGTGGGGGCGCCGGTGTCAAAAGTGCTCATGTCCCGCACGCTATCGGCCGAGGTCCGGGGCGTGCGACCGGGTTCCCGGGGGCGCCCGTCACGGCCCCGCGCGCAGCACCTCCGCGACGACCGGGCCCGCGGCGTCCCCGCCGTGGCCGCCGGACTGGACCAGGGCCGCTGCCGCCAGGTCGTTGCTGAATCCGGTGAACCAGCTGTCGGATGTGGCGTGTCCGTCGATCTCGGCGGAGCCGGTCTTGGCGCCCTTGTAGGGGCCCACGCCCGCCATGGCCCGGGTGCCGGTGCCCTCCGGGGCGGTGGCGGTGTAGTTCAGCATCTCCTTCAGCTGGCCCGACACCCCCGGCGGCAGCGGGCTCGCCTGGGCGAAGGTCCGGTTGTCCAGGCTCTGCGGGACGATGTAGGGCTGCCGGAACCGGCCGTTGACGGCGGTGGCGGTGATGGAGGCCATGTTCAGCGGGTTCATCTGTATCTTGCCCTGGCCGATGAACGAGGCGGCCGTCTCGGCGCCGGCGGACTCGGGCACGTTGCCGTCCGAGGTCGTGATGCCGGTCTGCCAGTTGAGACCGATGCCGAAGTACTGCTTGGCCTCGTTGCCCAGAGCGGTGTCCCGCTTGTCCTTCAGCGGCAGGACCGGCTTGATGAAGGCGGTGTTGCAGGACCGGGCGAAGGCCCGCTTCAGTGTGGGGTTGTCGTTCATCGAGAAGTCGTCGAGGTTGTGGAAGGTCACGCCCTCCCACGGCACCGTGGACGGGCACTCGACCGGTGAGTCCGCGCTGCCCAGACCGTTCTGGATGATCATCGCGGCCGTCACGATCT
It encodes the following:
- a CDS encoding EamA family transporter, coding for MTPLVAMAVLTAAFTHAGWNAIAHAIKDQLVSFTLISGGGLLIGAAAALFVPFPAADAWPYLFVSAALHVAYMLLLMRSFTLGDFGQMYPIARGTAPLVVTVLAAVFVGEVPDGWATAGVAVASAGLVGLALWGIRGAGKRPQWPAILAALATGLAIAGYTTVDGVGVRASGSSLGYIAWLMILEGVAIPLYALHRRRTALPAQLRPYAVRGLLGAALSVTAYGLVLWAQTRAALAPVAALRESSIIVGAAIGTVFFKERFGAPRIAAAGLMVVGIGLMLHTS
- a CDS encoding YbaK/EbsC family protein; the protein is MSTFDTGAPTGNDTSAAHPRFAEALRELGLDVEIRRFPEATRTAAEAAAALGCELGEIVKSLIFEADGVPVLVLMDGASRVDTERVRQELGAAKVRRPGADVVREATGYAIGGVPPFGHRTRTRVLADRGLLAHDVVWAAAGTPYTVFPLDPGSLIGHAGGTVVDVREQTT